A part of Bacillus rossius redtenbacheri isolate Brsri chromosome 1, Brsri_v3, whole genome shotgun sequence genomic DNA contains:
- the LOC134536800 gene encoding cysteine protease ATG4B — translation MDMMFEAYLTHESSHLEPDDIPFTRDPVWILGKKYNAIHDLEAIRRDIRSKLWFTYRRGFVPIGDTNHTTDKGWGCMLRCGQMVLAQALVQLHLGRKWTWHIETRNSAYLKILHMFEDRRGAPYSIHQIALMGASERKEVGQWFGPNTVLQVLKKLSVYDEWSSLVIHVALDNCVVMNEVKQLCKSQRLPLDPAYLQCTGQSLDSLQPGVWRPLLLVVPLRLGLSEINPIYMQGLKTCFMFEQSLGVIGGKPNHALYFIGCVGSEVVYLDPHTTQPAGLVEEKEQEHEKAVDATYHCQYASRMHILQMDPSVAVCFFCRTEKEFDELCRLIQERLVGPEKQPLFELSRDRPQQWSPVQEGAEEALGATACLPVDDVQRQFDDSDEDFEILG, via the exons ATGGATATGATGTTTGAGGCATATCTGACACATGAATCAAGTCATCTGGAACCAGATGATATTCCATTTACCAGAGACCCAGTGTGGATCCTTGGAAAGAAATATAATGCTATACATG ACCTGGAGGCCATCCGCCGAGACATCCGCTCGAAGCTGTGGTTCACGTACCGCCGTGGCTTCGTGCCGATCGGGGACACGAACCACACCACGGACAAGGGCTGGGGCTGCATGCTGCGTTGCGGCCAGATGGTGTTAGCCCAGGCTCTGGTGCAGCTGCACCTGG GACGAAAGTGGACATGGCACATAGAGACGAGAAACTCTGCTTACCTGAAGATACTGCACATGTTTGAAGACCGTCGCGGGGCTCCGTACTCCATCCACCAGATAGCTCTGATGGGGGCGTCCGAGAGGAAGGAGGTGGGCCAGTGGTTCGGGCCGAACACTGTCCTGCAAGTGTTGAA gaaGCTATCCGTCTATGATGAGTGGAGCTCGCTCGTCATACACGTGGCTCTGGACAACTGTGTCGTGATGAACGAAGTCA AGCAGCTGTGCAAATCACAGAGGCTGCCACTGGACCCTGCGTACCTGCAGTGCACGGGGCAGTCCTTGGACTCGCTCCAGCCAGGCGTGTGGAGGCCCCTGCTGCTAGTGGTGCCGCTGCGACTGGGGCTCAGCGAGATCAACCCCATCTACATGCAGGGACTCAAG ACGTGCTTCATGTTCGAGCAGTCACTAGGAGTTATTGGAGGAAAACCAAATCATGCCTTGTACTTCATTGGTTGTGTTG GGAGCGAGGTGGTGTACCTGGACCCGCACACGACGCAGCCGGCCGGCCTCGTCGAGGAGAAGGAGCAGGAGCACGAGAAGGCGGTGGATGCCACCTACCACTGCCAGTACGCCAGCAGGATGCACATCCTGCAGATGGACCCGTCTGTGGCCGTC TGCTTCTTCTGCCGCACGGAGAAGGAGTTTGACGAGCTGTGCCGGCTGATCCAGGAGCGACTGGTGGGGCCTGAGAAGCAGCCCCTGTTCGAGCTGAGCAGGGATCGTCCTCAGCAGTGGTCTCCGGTCCAAGAAGGTGCAGAGGAGGCGCTGGGAGCCACTGCTTGCCTCC